One part of the Nostoc sp. PCC 7120 = FACHB-418 genome encodes these proteins:
- a CDS encoding methanogen output domain 1-containing protein, giving the protein MIQTSPLDHQVQSLELPIERDQFLRTIIRELAGTLQDVVGIEEAAGFLNVVGYRTGQQVNQIYHNGLQLSNLSREQVTAVLVDWKRRIQGDFYVIEESDEKIVLGNRKCPFAEQVEGREAMCVMTSNIFGAIAADNLGYARVELQDTIARGGKECTVVIHLKPSESLDGFAGQEYFKA; this is encoded by the coding sequence ATGATTCAAACATCTCCGCTCGACCACCAAGTACAGTCTTTAGAATTACCAATTGAGCGTGATCAATTTCTCCGCACAATCATTCGTGAATTGGCTGGAACTTTACAAGATGTTGTTGGTATTGAAGAGGCAGCAGGATTTTTGAATGTAGTCGGCTATCGAACAGGACAGCAAGTTAATCAGATATATCATAACGGTTTGCAACTATCTAATCTTTCGCGTGAGCAGGTAACTGCTGTCCTGGTAGATTGGAAACGCCGGATTCAAGGTGACTTTTACGTAATTGAAGAAAGTGATGAAAAGATAGTTTTAGGCAATCGCAAATGTCCTTTTGCAGAACAGGTAGAAGGGCGCGAAGCTATGTGTGTCATGACATCTAATATTTTTGGTGCGATCGCAGCAGATAATCTGGGCTATGCCAGAGTTGAGTTACAAGACACCATCGCCAGAGGTGGAAAAGAATGTACAGTCGTCATTCATCTCAAACCTAGCGAATCATTAGATGGGTTTGCCGGACAAGAATACTTCAAAGCATAG
- a CDS encoding tautomerase family protein — MPFVTVKIARGHSIEKKRHLVEAITNALVTALDTKPEWITIHIDEFERENWAVNGILHCDRHRGRHDETGR; from the coding sequence ATGCCATTTGTCACCGTTAAAATTGCCAGAGGACACTCCATCGAAAAAAAACGGCATTTAGTAGAAGCTATTACTAACGCTTTAGTAACTGCTTTAGATACTAAACCGGAATGGATAACTATTCACATTGATGAATTTGAACGCGAAAATTGGGCTGTGAATGGTATTTTGCATTGTGATAGGCATCGGGGAAGACACGATGAAACAGGTAGATAA
- a CDS encoding pentapeptide repeat-containing protein: MYSVSTLTSIVIAMPQDFSHQNLRGRSFKGQNLVGVNFSYADIQGVDFSGANLRGANFSCTKTGLQSTWRTCLAVICLLLALISGVICAFAGGYLGFLLVNPNWLNKATGLLLMVGFAIFFTVGVSKSLTDAFYVSGLLLILAFTGGVLTSGSGTGSGAGYFAFSMIGMLTGVMLGAIAIAEAWDLFGTFTVLGVLLSTIFGALIYSTMGRGAVVEARFLALVFALIFIGFSTYIGHRILKNHEIDGWMRTILIFLATIGGTNFRNANLTDANFTGSILKSTDLRKANLTRTSFHKVNQLDRVLPGFTYLQNTKIHQLLITGQGQEQQLERQDLRGVNLQGANLADANFIGADLSQANLQDADLSRAKLVQTQLDGTDFTGAILTGAYIEDWGITTDTKFDGVRCEYVYMRLPTQDNPDPHRKPDNRQEVFADGEFGDFIQPIFDTLDLYHNQGVDPRAIAISFKELAENHPEAELEIVAMEKRGQDKILLRAKTATQADKSELSAEYFTTYNQLHTLAQQELQALIAEKDSRISDLQTMVMTALQRPSFYAQTYQNQGDTVMSESSKQVFHNSLPNAQFGGGLVNADTVTGQQIATGNMTNNSPQQKQNLAAAATEIQQLLNQLSQTHPTTTTSEKMTVVAKVVDEIESNPTLKARVVGALKAGGIEAFKEMIDHPLVNILLASIDGWQEAE, encoded by the coding sequence ATGTATTCTGTATCAACTTTAACATCTATTGTCATTGCTATGCCCCAAGATTTTTCTCACCAAAATCTTAGAGGTCGCTCTTTTAAAGGTCAAAATCTTGTAGGAGTCAATTTTAGTTACGCAGATATTCAAGGCGTAGATTTTAGTGGAGCCAATCTGCGAGGGGCAAATTTTAGCTGCACCAAAACGGGACTGCAAAGCACGTGGAGAACTTGTTTAGCCGTTATATGTTTATTGCTAGCACTAATATCAGGGGTGATTTGTGCATTTGCAGGTGGTTATCTGGGATTTTTACTGGTAAATCCGAATTGGTTAAATAAAGCAACTGGTCTATTACTGATGGTGGGATTTGCCATCTTTTTTACAGTTGGTGTTAGCAAAAGTTTAACGGACGCTTTTTATGTTTCAGGGCTTTTATTGATTTTGGCGTTTACAGGCGGTGTATTAACATCGGGGTCTGGAACTGGCAGTGGTGCGGGATATTTTGCCTTTTCCATGATTGGTATGCTCACAGGTGTCATGCTTGGAGCTATAGCTATTGCGGAAGCCTGGGATTTGTTTGGGACTTTCACCGTGCTTGGTGTTTTGCTGTCCACAATATTCGGTGCGTTGATTTATTCAACGATGGGAAGAGGTGCGGTAGTTGAGGCGAGATTTCTAGCGTTGGTATTTGCATTGATATTTATCGGATTTTCCACTTATATTGGTCACCGGATATTAAAAAATCATGAAATAGATGGGTGGATGCGTACTATTTTGATTTTTCTAGCAACGATAGGAGGGACAAACTTTCGTAATGCTAATTTGACTGATGCTAACTTTACGGGATCTATACTTAAAAGTACAGATTTGAGAAAAGCGAACCTGACACGTACTAGTTTCCACAAAGTTAATCAACTTGACCGTGTACTTCCTGGTTTCACTTACCTACAAAACACGAAAATACACCAACTATTAATCACAGGACAAGGACAAGAGCAGCAGCTTGAGCGTCAAGATTTACGCGGAGTTAACTTACAGGGTGCAAACTTAGCAGATGCTAATTTTATCGGTGCAGACTTGAGCCAAGCCAACTTACAAGACGCAGATTTATCTAGAGCAAAGCTGGTACAAACCCAACTGGACGGTACAGATTTCACCGGTGCAATTCTCACCGGAGCCTACATTGAAGACTGGGGGATTACTACCGATACCAAATTTGATGGCGTGCGGTGTGAGTATGTTTATATGCGATTGCCTACTCAAGATAATCCAGACCCCCATCGTAAACCTGATAATCGCCAAGAAGTCTTTGCCGATGGAGAGTTTGGCGATTTTATTCAACCAATTTTTGACACACTTGACTTATACCATAATCAGGGTGTTGATCCTCGTGCGATCGCCATTTCTTTTAAGGAACTAGCAGAAAATCACCCAGAGGCTGAACTAGAAATAGTCGCAATGGAGAAACGCGGACAAGACAAAATTCTGTTACGAGCCAAAACCGCAACTCAGGCTGATAAATCCGAACTTAGTGCTGAATATTTCACTACATATAATCAACTACACACTTTAGCACAGCAAGAATTACAAGCGCTCATAGCCGAGAAAGATAGCAGAATTTCTGATTTACAAACTATGGTGATGACAGCATTACAGCGTCCTAGTTTTTATGCCCAAACCTATCAAAATCAGGGGGATACCGTTATGTCCGAAAGCTCAAAACAAGTTTTTCATAACAGCCTACCAAATGCCCAATTCGGGGGTGGTCTGGTAAATGCTGATACTGTAACCGGGCAGCAAATTGCCACTGGAAACATGACTAATAATAGCCCACAGCAAAAGCAGAATTTGGCCGCAGCCGCTACAGAAATTCAACAGTTACTCAATCAACTCAGCCAAACACACCCCACAACAACCACATCGGAAAAGATGACAGTTGTGGCTAAGGTTGTGGATGAAATTGAAAGCAATCCCACTTTAAAAGCGCGAGTAGTTGGCGCATTGAAGGCGGGAGGAATAGAAGCTTTTAAAGAGATGATAGATCATCCCCTGGTAAATATTCTCTTGGCTTCAATCGATGGGTGGCAGGAGGCGGAGTAA
- a CDS encoding sulfite exporter TauE/SafE family protein, which translates to MSNLLVQLLLIGLAAGVAGGMFGIGGGAIMVPAMVLLMGLDQKFATGTSIAAQILPIGLLGAAVYHRSGNINFKYAVIIAVGLLVGNLFGAMFANQPFITSETMKKLYGVFLLAIGFRYLLVR; encoded by the coding sequence ATGTCTAATTTACTTGTACAACTATTGCTAATTGGACTGGCTGCTGGTGTTGCTGGGGGAATGTTTGGCATTGGTGGCGGTGCAATTATGGTTCCTGCAATGGTTCTATTAATGGGGCTTGATCAAAAATTTGCCACGGGTACATCTATTGCAGCCCAAATCTTACCCATTGGACTTTTAGGAGCAGCAGTCTATCATCGTAGCGGCAATATTAATTTTAAATATGCTGTGATTATTGCAGTCGGCTTATTAGTTGGCAATTTGTTTGGTGCGATGTTTGCCAATCAGCCATTTATTACCAGCGAAACCATGAAAAAATTGTACGGTGTATTTTTGTTAGCCATTGGTTTCAGGTATTTGTTAGTACGTTAA
- a CDS encoding acetamidase/formamidase family protein, producing MTHHILKATKSTVHLGGFSHLLEPALKVDSSDTIDVETYTGYYIYDKAPPEFLTPEFLDICQNLPPERKIAAGPHLLTGPIYVKDAEPGDVLEVKLEAIAPSLPVGFNAIRSGWGALPNQFTQPALRFIPLNLANNTAEFPPNSGIKIPLTPFFGILGVATPENARSSVPPGYYGGNIDNRELQAGSRIFLPIFVPGGLFSLGDGHSAQGDGEVNVTAIETSMNGRIQLTLRKDLHFTAPIAETPTDIITMGFAPTLDAALEQALKNMIDFLERFVNLSPEDAYVLCSLAVNFRITQVVNSPNKGVHGLLPKKLFEEAVSIKPFIRRS from the coding sequence ATGACTCACCACATCTTAAAAGCCACCAAATCAACCGTCCATTTAGGCGGTTTCTCTCATCTATTAGAACCAGCACTAAAAGTTGATTCTAGCGACACCATTGATGTAGAAACTTACACTGGTTATTACATTTATGACAAAGCACCACCAGAGTTTCTGACACCAGAATTTTTGGACATCTGCCAAAATCTGCCACCGGAACGCAAAATTGCCGCCGGTCCGCATTTACTCACGGGGCCAATTTATGTCAAGGATGCTGAACCAGGGGATGTTTTAGAAGTAAAATTAGAGGCGATCGCACCTAGTCTACCAGTTGGGTTTAATGCCATTCGTTCCGGTTGGGGAGCCTTACCCAATCAGTTTACTCAACCAGCTTTAAGATTTATTCCCTTAAATTTAGCCAACAACACAGCTGAATTTCCTCCAAATAGTGGTATCAAAATTCCCCTCACCCCCTTTTTTGGTATCCTTGGTGTCGCCACTCCTGAAAATGCTCGCTCATCTGTTCCCCCTGGCTATTATGGCGGTAACATTGACAACCGGGAACTCCAAGCAGGTTCTCGCATATTTTTGCCGATATTTGTCCCTGGTGGCTTATTTTCTCTTGGTGATGGACATTCAGCTCAAGGGGATGGCGAGGTTAATGTGACTGCGATTGAAACTTCGATGAATGGTCGTATCCAGCTAACACTACGCAAAGATTTGCACTTCACCGCACCCATTGCAGAAACACCGACTGATATTATCACAATGGGGTTTGCACCAACTTTAGATGCAGCATTAGAACAAGCCCTCAAAAATATGATTGATTTTCTGGAACGTTTCGTCAATTTATCTCCAGAAGATGCCTATGTTTTGTGTAGTTTAGCCGTGAATTTTCGCATAACTCAAGTTGTCAACAGTCCCAATAAAGGTGTGCATGGTTTACTACCGAAAAAATTGTTTGAGGAAGCCGTGAGCATAAAGCCTTTTATCAGGAGAAGTTAG
- a CDS encoding hydrogenase maturation nickel metallochaperone HypA, whose amino-acid sequence MHELGITQNIVAIVSEYAQGSKVNRILLEIGKLSAIMPDAVQFCFDICSKGTSLEGAVLEIREIPGLAKCRQCGAEIALEKPFGICGCGSVHLDVITGEELKIKEIEVEEVCV is encoded by the coding sequence ATGCACGAACTAGGAATTACACAAAATATCGTAGCTATTGTTAGTGAATATGCTCAAGGCTCAAAAGTAAACCGAATTTTATTAGAAATCGGTAAACTTTCGGCTATTATGCCTGATGCTGTGCAATTTTGTTTTGATATTTGTAGTAAAGGTACGTCTTTAGAAGGTGCAGTCTTAGAAATTAGAGAAATTCCGGGTTTAGCTAAATGTCGCCAATGTGGTGCAGAAATTGCTTTAGAAAAACCATTTGGTATTTGTGGTTGTGGTAGTGTGCATTTAGATGTAATTACTGGTGAAGAACTGAAAATCAAAGAAATAGAGGTCGAAGAAGTATGTGTGTAA
- a CDS encoding ATP-binding protein gives MTPDQFLTFAQVLPEPLVLITSTGEILAVNQAATKLFSKTSKALIGQQLSEFVTDSPQKVSDYLRVCAQSRQMILGAFTIHQAVGEGIACRSQGAVIQPRSHDSPAINLLRLEKRKGNEFVVLNQKIHALSQEIQQRQRIQLELAQSNETLKHTLIKLQNALESVQKEKMSGLGQLVAGIAHEINNPITFIHGNLTYASEYYDDLLNLIHLYQQEYPHPSKVIQETIETLELDFLQKDIENLLSSMMMGSQRIAEIVKSLRNFSRLDEATFKLVDIHEGLEATLMILQSRFNPSTQYSKIEVIKEYGELPLVFCSPGQINQVFMNILNNAIDALEEAEQLRSGGSPSPESTQNYSSRIWIRTEKLSDRYIAIRIKDNGNGIPAQIHHQIFNPFFTTKPIGQGTGLGLSISYQIIESHHGRINMMSDSAWGTEFSIELPIVEESDRNYGNPF, from the coding sequence ATGACACCCGATCAATTTTTAACCTTTGCTCAGGTTTTGCCAGAACCTCTGGTGCTTATAACTAGCACAGGGGAAATTTTGGCAGTCAATCAAGCTGCTACTAAACTGTTTAGCAAAACCAGTAAAGCACTGATTGGTCAGCAGTTGAGTGAGTTTGTCACTGATTCACCCCAAAAAGTGAGCGACTATCTGCGAGTTTGCGCCCAAAGTCGGCAAATGATTTTGGGTGCTTTTACTATTCACCAAGCTGTAGGAGAAGGAATTGCTTGTCGTAGTCAAGGAGCAGTTATCCAACCGCGATCGCACGATAGTCCAGCTATTAATTTACTGCGGTTAGAAAAGCGAAAAGGTAATGAATTTGTTGTGCTAAACCAGAAAATTCATGCCCTGAGTCAGGAAATTCAACAGCGTCAGCGCATTCAGCTAGAATTGGCGCAATCAAATGAAACCTTAAAACATACTTTAATTAAATTACAAAATGCTCTTGAATCTGTCCAAAAAGAAAAGATGTCCGGCTTAGGACAGTTAGTTGCCGGAATTGCCCATGAAATTAATAATCCAATTACCTTTATTCATGGGAATTTGACTTATGCCAGTGAATACTATGATGATTTGCTAAACCTAATTCATCTTTATCAGCAAGAATATCCCCATCCAAGCAAAGTTATTCAAGAGACAATTGAAACACTGGAGCTTGATTTTCTTCAAAAAGATATCGAAAATTTACTCTCTTCCATGATGATGGGTTCCCAGCGTATTGCTGAGATTGTAAAATCTTTGCGAAACTTTTCTCGATTAGACGAAGCAACCTTCAAACTAGTTGATATTCATGAGGGTTTAGAGGCTACATTGATGATTTTACAAAGCCGCTTCAACCCTAGCACTCAGTATTCTAAGATTGAAGTTATTAAAGAATATGGTGAATTGCCTTTGGTGTTTTGTTCTCCTGGGCAAATCAATCAAGTATTTATGAATATTTTGAATAATGCGATTGATGCTTTAGAAGAAGCTGAACAATTGCGATCAGGGGGTAGCCCATCGCCAGAATCAACACAAAATTATTCTAGTCGAATCTGGATTCGCACAGAAAAACTCAGCGATCGCTACATTGCCATTCGCATCAAGGATAATGGTAACGGTATTCCTGCCCAGATTCATCATCAAATATTTAATCCCTTCTTTACTACTAAGCCAATTGGTCAAGGGACAGGATTAGGGTTATCCATTAGTTACCAAATTATCGAAAGCCATCATGGGCGAATTAATATGATGTCCGATTCCGCTTGGGGAACGGAATTTAGTATTGAGTTGCCTATTGTGGAAGAATCAGACCGAAATTATGGGAATCCGTTTTGA
- a CDS encoding HhoA/HhoB/HtrA family serine endopeptidase produces MQNQVHDESQPLNPKNHNHAPWKKAAASLSLVLLGSGMTLAGGYLAGNQQQLAQKASDLAVSRVDAAPPLGNNTDPNFVTQVVQRVGPAVVRIEASRTVTSRLPAEFNDPFFRRFFGSQLPQQQERVQRGTGSGFLISADGSILTNAHVVDGADTVRVILKDGRSFQGKVLGTDNLTDVAVVKIQANNLPTLTVGNSDQLQPGQWAIAIGNPLGLDNTVTTGIISATGRTSNQIGAPDKRVEYIQTDAAINPGNSGGPLLNYRGEVIGMNTAIIQGAQGLGFAIPIKTAQRISNQLIATGKVQHPYLGIQMVGLTPQIKQNINSDPNSGLTVDRDKGVLVVRVLPNSPAARAGLRAGDVIQKLNGQAVTDASNVQRAVENAQVGGQLQLELWRNGRNLNLAVQAGAFPTQQQVK; encoded by the coding sequence ATGCAAAACCAAGTACACGATGAATCTCAACCGTTAAATCCTAAAAACCATAATCATGCACCTTGGAAAAAAGCGGCTGCATCTCTATCACTAGTACTGCTGGGATCTGGTATGACTTTAGCTGGTGGATATTTAGCAGGAAACCAGCAGCAATTGGCACAAAAAGCATCTGACTTGGCGGTGAGCCGAGTAGATGCAGCACCACCATTAGGAAATAACACAGACCCCAACTTTGTGACTCAAGTGGTGCAAAGAGTTGGGCCGGCTGTGGTGCGGATTGAAGCGTCTCGGACTGTCACATCTCGATTACCAGCCGAGTTTAACGACCCATTTTTCCGCCGCTTCTTCGGTTCTCAACTACCTCAACAACAAGAAAGAGTACAACGGGGTACTGGTTCCGGCTTTCTTATTAGTGCTGATGGCAGTATTCTTACCAATGCTCACGTTGTTGATGGTGCAGATACAGTGCGGGTCATCCTCAAAGATGGGCGCAGTTTTCAGGGTAAAGTATTAGGTACAGATAATTTAACAGATGTAGCTGTTGTCAAAATTCAGGCAAATAACTTGCCAACCTTAACGGTGGGTAATTCTGACCAATTACAACCAGGACAATGGGCGATCGCTATTGGTAATCCTTTAGGTTTAGATAACACCGTCACCACAGGTATAATTAGTGCGACTGGACGTACCAGCAATCAAATTGGCGCACCTGATAAGCGCGTAGAATATATTCAAACTGACGCGGCAATTAATCCAGGTAACTCTGGTGGCCCCTTGCTGAATTATCGTGGTGAAGTGATTGGGATGAATACCGCCATTATTCAAGGCGCACAGGGTCTAGGTTTTGCCATCCCTATCAAAACAGCACAACGTATTTCTAATCAACTTATAGCTACCGGTAAAGTACAGCATCCTTACCTTGGTATTCAAATGGTAGGGTTAACACCGCAAATCAAGCAAAACATTAACTCTGACCCCAATAGCGGTTTAACTGTAGATAGAGACAAGGGTGTTTTAGTGGTCAGAGTCCTGCCAAACTCGCCAGCCGCAAGAGCAGGGCTACGCGCTGGTGATGTCATTCAAAAGCTGAATGGCCAAGCTGTTACAGATGCTAGCAATGTACAGAGAGCCGTTGAGAACGCTCAAGTTGGTGGACAATTGCAGCTAGAATTATGGCGCAATGGTCGAAATCTCAACTTAGCCGTACAAGCAGGCGCTTTCCCGACCCAACAACAGGTGAAATAA
- the hypB gene encoding hydrogenase nickel incorporation protein HypB, with product MCVTCGCSDESEDKITNLETGEMVHNHHHHTHTLADGTVITHSHSHEQEPSQIHAKIHNTTISLEQEILGKNNLLAAQNRGWFKGRNILSLNLMSSPGAGKTTLLTQTINDLKHQLPITVIEGDQETINDAEKIKETGCKVVQINTGTGCHLDASMIERGLQQLNPPINSVLMIENVGNLVCPALFDLGEQAKVVILSVTEGEDKPIKYPHIFRASEIMILTKIDLLPYVNFDVQRCVEYAKQVNPNIQIFQVSATTGLGLDTWYKWLTNKVANSSVPVFP from the coding sequence ATGTGTGTAACCTGTGGTTGTTCTGATGAGTCTGAAGATAAAATTACTAATTTAGAAACAGGCGAAATGGTACATAATCACCATCATCATACTCACACCTTAGCTGATGGTACTGTCATTACTCACTCTCATAGTCATGAGCAGGAACCATCACAAATTCATGCCAAAATTCATAACACTACGATATCTTTAGAACAAGAAATTTTAGGGAAAAATAACCTATTAGCTGCCCAAAATCGGGGATGGTTTAAAGGTCGAAATATTCTGTCCTTAAATCTAATGAGTTCTCCTGGCGCAGGTAAAACAACTCTTTTGACTCAGACTATCAACGACCTGAAGCATCAATTACCCATAACTGTGATTGAAGGCGACCAAGAAACAATTAACGATGCCGAAAAAATTAAAGAAACTGGCTGTAAAGTAGTCCAAATTAACACGGGAACAGGTTGTCATTTGGATGCTTCCATGATTGAAAGGGGTTTACAACAATTAAACCCACCGATAAACTCTGTTTTGATGATTGAAAATGTCGGTAATTTAGTTTGTCCGGCTTTATTTGATTTGGGTGAACAAGCGAAAGTCGTGATTCTTTCGGTGACAGAGGGAGAGGATAAACCAATCAAATACCCCCACATCTTCCGCGCCAGTGAGATTATGATTCTCACTAAAATTGATTTGTTGCCCTATGTGAATTTCGATGTGCAGCGTTGTGTAGAATATGCAAAGCAGGTAAACCCGAACATCCAGATTTTTCAAGTTTCTGCAACTACGGGTTTAGGGTTGGATACTTGGTATAAATGGTTAACGAATAAAGTAGCTAATTCATCAGTACCAGTTTTTCCTTAA
- the hypE gene encoding hydrogenase expression/formation protein HypE, translating to MDFSKTNSVPNPLFQKIEQVRRRPGKVRDTHITLAHGSGGKAMRDLIDDIFVNNFDNPILSQLEDQATINLSTLLQQGERLAFTTDSYVVDPLFFPGSDIGELAINGTINDLAVSGAKPLYFTCSVILEEGLPIETLRRVATSMKVAAQKAGVQIVTGDTKVVPRGCADKLFINTAGIGIIPSGIDISAHNIQPGDSIIINGELGNHGAAILIARGELALETNIESDCQALHDLVATILNVCPQVHAMRDATRGGLATVLNEFATSSHVGIRLYEESLPVREEVKGMCEILGLDPLYLANEGKLVVVVDSEQAQAVLSAMKSHPKGRDACIVGEVMATPPGVVFLKTTFGTERIVDMLVGEQLPRIC from the coding sequence ATGGATTTTTCAAAAACTAACTCAGTACCAAATCCTTTATTTCAGAAAATTGAACAAGTCCGCCGTCGCCCAGGTAAAGTAAGAGATACTCACATTACTTTGGCACATGGTAGTGGTGGTAAAGCCATGCGCGACTTAATAGATGATATTTTTGTCAACAATTTTGATAATCCCATCCTCTCTCAACTAGAAGACCAAGCCACTATCAATTTATCTACTCTTTTACAACAGGGGGAGAGGCTGGCTTTTACCACAGATTCCTATGTGGTAGACCCGTTATTTTTTCCCGGTAGTGATATAGGAGAATTAGCAATTAATGGCACAATAAATGACTTAGCTGTTAGTGGTGCTAAACCCTTATATTTTACCTGTAGCGTCATTTTAGAAGAAGGTTTACCGATAGAAACTTTGCGTCGTGTTGCTACCAGCATGAAAGTAGCTGCCCAAAAAGCCGGAGTGCAAATTGTGACTGGTGACACCAAAGTTGTTCCTCGCGGATGTGCTGATAAACTCTTTATTAACACGGCTGGTATTGGTATTATTCCATCGGGAATTGATATTTCTGCACATAATATTCAACCAGGAGATTCTATAATTATTAATGGTGAATTAGGTAATCATGGGGCAGCAATTTTAATTGCCCGTGGTGAATTAGCCTTAGAAACTAATATAGAAAGTGACTGTCAAGCCTTACATGATTTAGTGGCTACTATCCTTAATGTTTGCCCTCAAGTTCATGCTATGCGAGATGCTACAAGGGGAGGATTAGCTACAGTTTTAAATGAATTTGCTACCAGTTCTCATGTCGGAATACGCCTGTACGAAGAATCTCTACCAGTGCGTGAGGAAGTCAAGGGAATGTGTGAGATTTTAGGTTTAGACCCTTTATATTTAGCGAATGAAGGCAAATTAGTAGTAGTGGTAGATAGTGAACAAGCACAAGCTGTTTTATCTGCGATGAAATCTCATCCAAAAGGACGAGATGCGTGTATTGTGGGTGAAGTTATGGCTACGCCTCCGGGAGTAGTTTTTCTAAAAACTACTTTTGGTACAGAACGGATTGTTGATATGCTAGTCGGTGAGCAATTACCGCGTATTTGTTAA